From a region of the Microterricola gilva genome:
- a CDS encoding helix-turn-helix transcriptional regulator, translating to MAEFSQVAASGVVELDQLLLETKLAIPTPRAGFVSRSALINTARRSECRIVAVTAPSGYGKSSLLAQWAAAEDRAVAYVNLDRFDDDAVTLLTLLAAAFVQATGADPSLVASMHGHGAAALGRAAPRLAMALRRSPVDFVIMIDDLHVIGSPGCHDVLGVVLAGVPAGSQLVTASRHEHPDLARLRADGAVLEIHAESLALDADGAMQIFAQAQVPLSAELAADITERTEGWPVGLYLAALIARDSHGGVATVSGDDRYISDYLYRESMAALSEDAQHFLRCTAVLEQFSAGLCDALLGGSDSQARLREMEGSNVFLIALDRHREWFRYHPLFREFLLGELRRVSPELIAGLHLRAAEWYEANGSAANAVEHLLQTPERELSMRLVSELALPTYQAGQLDTVQRWISKLGDSAIESHPPLGVLAGWIAVVSGHASAAERIAAMLETTSFDVAPFDGSASFESGRAMLRSVMCAAGPEHALADAQLALAVEPAWSMWRDQALSLAGEAELLLGHADAADRLFAEASALASSAGNSDGQVLCDSERAIIAMDRGRWAEADALLASALHTVDEQQLEDYATSVLALAGAARLTLHRGDLKAAQRELIRAMRARPVCNWAFPALATRVRLQLAQAHFALGDHATARHLMREIDDILLHRPELGTLLDDIAALQSIISSPTTGAVGASPLSPAELRLLPYLQTHLTVPEIGARLFVSRNTVSTEVGSIYRKLGVSSRAEAVERAMAIGLLGG from the coding sequence GTGGCCGAGTTCTCCCAGGTCGCAGCCTCGGGCGTCGTCGAGCTCGACCAGCTGCTTCTGGAAACCAAGCTGGCGATCCCCACCCCACGGGCCGGGTTCGTCAGCCGATCCGCGCTCATCAACACGGCCAGAAGGAGCGAGTGCCGGATCGTCGCCGTCACCGCGCCGTCCGGCTACGGCAAGTCGAGCCTGCTGGCCCAGTGGGCCGCGGCGGAGGACCGCGCCGTCGCCTATGTGAATCTTGACCGATTCGACGATGATGCCGTCACGCTCCTCACCCTCCTGGCTGCGGCCTTCGTGCAGGCGACCGGCGCAGATCCGTCACTGGTCGCCAGCATGCACGGACACGGAGCAGCCGCACTCGGCCGTGCAGCACCCCGCCTCGCCATGGCGCTGCGGAGGAGCCCGGTCGATTTCGTCATCATGATCGACGATCTCCACGTGATCGGCTCGCCCGGCTGCCACGACGTCTTGGGCGTCGTGCTGGCCGGCGTCCCGGCCGGGTCCCAGCTCGTGACGGCGAGCAGGCACGAGCACCCCGACCTCGCCCGGCTGCGCGCAGACGGCGCGGTCCTGGAGATCCACGCGGAGAGCCTCGCACTGGACGCGGACGGGGCCATGCAGATCTTCGCGCAGGCCCAGGTTCCGCTGAGCGCCGAGCTGGCCGCCGACATCACGGAACGAACGGAGGGCTGGCCGGTCGGCCTGTACCTGGCCGCGCTCATCGCGCGTGACAGCCACGGCGGCGTCGCCACCGTCTCCGGTGACGATCGCTACATCTCCGACTACCTCTACCGTGAATCGATGGCGGCCCTCTCTGAGGACGCCCAACACTTCCTCCGGTGCACGGCCGTGCTTGAGCAGTTCTCTGCCGGGCTGTGTGACGCGCTGCTCGGTGGCTCAGACTCTCAGGCGCGCCTGCGTGAGATGGAGGGATCCAACGTCTTCCTCATCGCCCTCGACCGCCACCGGGAGTGGTTTCGCTACCACCCGTTGTTCCGGGAGTTCTTGCTCGGCGAGCTTCGCCGGGTCAGCCCGGAGCTGATCGCGGGGCTGCACCTCAGGGCGGCGGAGTGGTACGAGGCGAATGGGAGCGCGGCGAACGCCGTCGAACACCTGCTGCAGACCCCCGAACGCGAGCTCTCCATGCGTCTGGTATCTGAGCTGGCCCTGCCCACCTACCAGGCAGGGCAGCTGGACACCGTGCAACGCTGGATCAGCAAGCTCGGGGACTCGGCGATCGAGAGCCACCCTCCTCTCGGGGTGCTGGCCGGCTGGATCGCCGTCGTCTCCGGACACGCGAGCGCAGCAGAACGGATCGCCGCGATGCTCGAGACGACGTCATTCGACGTCGCGCCCTTCGATGGCTCGGCGTCGTTCGAGTCCGGTCGTGCGATGCTGCGGTCGGTGATGTGCGCGGCCGGCCCGGAGCACGCCCTCGCCGACGCGCAGCTGGCGTTGGCGGTGGAGCCTGCATGGAGCATGTGGCGGGATCAGGCGCTGAGCCTGGCCGGGGAGGCCGAGCTGCTGCTCGGGCACGCCGACGCCGCCGATCGCCTGTTCGCCGAAGCCTCTGCGCTGGCCAGCAGTGCAGGCAACAGCGATGGACAAGTGCTGTGCGATTCCGAGCGTGCGATCATCGCCATGGATCGTGGTCGCTGGGCCGAGGCCGACGCCCTCCTCGCGTCTGCGCTGCACACGGTCGACGAGCAGCAGCTCGAGGACTACGCGACATCCGTGCTCGCGCTGGCCGGTGCGGCCAGGCTCACGCTGCACCGCGGCGACCTGAAGGCGGCGCAGCGCGAACTCATCAGGGCCATGCGCGCCCGCCCGGTCTGCAACTGGGCCTTTCCCGCCCTCGCCACGCGTGTTCGGCTCCAGTTGGCTCAGGCGCACTTCGCGCTCGGCGACCACGCAACGGCCAGACACCTGATGCGGGAGATCGACGACATCCTGCTTCATCGACCAGAACTCGGCACGCTCCTCGATGACATCGCCGCACTCCAATCGATCATTTCCTCACCGACCACCGGCGCCGTCGGAGCGTCGCCGCTGAGCCCGGCGGAGCTGCGCCTCCTCCCGTATCTGCAGACGCACCTGACCGTTCCGGAGATCGGAGCGCGCCTGTTCGTGTCGCGCAACACGGTGAGCACCGAGGTCGGGTCGATCTACCGCAAGTTGGGCGTCTCGTCGCGGGCGGAGGCCGTCGAGCGCGCGATGGCCATCGGCCTGCTCGGCGGCTAG
- a CDS encoding carboxymuconolactone decarboxylase family protein translates to MDYRQRLRRMAINEQGLVESEAGLSELGVLDPKTLALARLAALVAIGGAGPSFGEQATAAVSAGASADELVDVIVGVASIVGVPRVVAAAPRLALALGFDVEDPVD, encoded by the coding sequence GTGGACTACAGGCAACGACTGCGCCGGATGGCGATCAACGAGCAGGGCCTGGTTGAGAGCGAGGCCGGCCTCAGTGAACTCGGTGTGCTCGATCCCAAGACCCTGGCGCTCGCTCGTCTGGCGGCGTTGGTTGCGATCGGGGGCGCAGGGCCGTCGTTCGGTGAACAGGCGACGGCCGCCGTGAGCGCCGGTGCCTCAGCAGACGAACTCGTCGACGTCATCGTCGGCGTTGCCTCGATCGTCGGTGTCCCGCGCGTCGTCGCCGCTGCGCCACGGCTCGCTCTGGCCCTCGGCTTCGACGTCGAGGACCCGGTCGACTGA
- a CDS encoding SHOCT domain-containing protein: MTFWDYLLWLFWVYITIACIWIFITVIVDVFRDHTLNGWMKALWVLFLVFVPFLGTFIYLIARGRQMSERRMDEYRQARFQNDEYIRDVAGSSSSPAAEIEKAKQLLDSGALSPAEFEALKAKALAKA, encoded by the coding sequence ATGACTTTCTGGGACTATCTCCTCTGGTTGTTCTGGGTCTATATCACCATCGCGTGCATCTGGATCTTCATCACCGTCATCGTCGATGTGTTCCGCGACCACACGCTGAACGGCTGGATGAAGGCGCTCTGGGTGCTGTTCCTGGTGTTTGTGCCGTTCCTCGGCACCTTCATCTACCTGATCGCCCGCGGCCGTCAGATGTCGGAGCGGCGCATGGACGAGTACCGTCAGGCGCGCTTTCAGAACGATGAGTACATCCGCGACGTCGCCGGCAGCAGCAGCTCACCGGCCGCCGAGATCGAGAAGGCGAAGCAGCTGCTCGATTCCGGCGCACTGAGCCCGGCCGAGTTCGAGGCGCTCAAGGCGAAGGCGCTGGCCAAGGCCTGA
- a CDS encoding IclR family transcriptional regulator, whose amino-acid sequence MEKQAAPPAGSQTLSRGIRLLEILAGAERNLSIAELAAALDVHRSVAYRLLRTLEEHNLVTRDGAGHVGLGAGLAALNSGVARNLQQAALPVLNEIANELGMTCLLAVMLDSGEAVTLVSAAPRQTVAVVAYRPGYRHPISRGGPGKAILLGLPESAWPAELGPELRAELAESRSRGYASSHDEVVPSLKSVAVPLMLPGQPPASIAVIHVVIPGTEGEIAERLKLGAQSVARAYGA is encoded by the coding sequence ATGGAGAAACAGGCTGCTCCGCCGGCCGGCTCGCAGACGTTGAGCCGCGGCATCCGCCTGCTTGAGATCCTCGCCGGCGCCGAACGCAACCTCTCGATCGCCGAGCTGGCCGCCGCCCTCGACGTGCACCGTTCGGTCGCCTACCGCCTGCTGCGCACGCTCGAGGAACACAATCTGGTGACCAGAGACGGCGCCGGCCACGTCGGCCTGGGCGCCGGTCTCGCGGCCCTGAACTCCGGGGTCGCGCGCAATCTGCAGCAGGCGGCGCTGCCCGTGCTCAACGAGATCGCGAATGAGCTCGGCATGACCTGCCTGCTCGCGGTGATGCTCGACAGCGGCGAGGCCGTCACCCTCGTGAGCGCAGCCCCACGCCAGACGGTCGCCGTCGTGGCATATCGCCCGGGCTACCGGCATCCGATCAGCCGAGGCGGGCCGGGCAAGGCGATCCTCCTCGGGCTCCCGGAGAGCGCATGGCCGGCCGAGCTGGGCCCGGAGCTGCGGGCGGAGCTGGCCGAGAGCCGGTCGCGCGGCTACGCCTCCAGTCACGACGAGGTCGTGCCGTCGCTGAAGTCGGTCGCCGTGCCGCTCATGCTGCCAGGGCAACCTCCGGCGTCGATCGCGGTGATCCACGTCGTCATCCCGGGCACCGAAGGAGAGATCGCCGAGCGGCTGAAGCTCGGTGCCCAGTCCGTGGCGCGCGCCTACGGCGCCTGA
- a CDS encoding FAD-binding and (Fe-S)-binding domain-containing protein, which yields MTPSATATRSAVSPGNESLAAGLWGAIGGRQGEGDRTVTVAEFDRIVAGVDASHVLLTPDAVVTPQSVEHVAAVLGFAADAGRHVTVRSGGTSLSGQASGDGILLDTRSAFRRITVEDGGTRVRVQPGATVRQVNARLIRHGRKLGPDPASEIAATIGGVIANNSSGMACGTHHNSYRTLAALTVVLPSGTIVDTALPDADARLAAAEPALHAGLARLRDEIRGRADLVAEIERQYRGKNTMGYGLNSFLDFSEPVQILAHLLVGSEGTLGFVAEAVFDTVPIAPAIGTALLVFDSLDAATGILPVLVATGAATLELMDAASLRVIQADPTAAGIIDDVEIADHAALLVEYHGADDADLAAQIERAGLAIAAAGAPALAITRDAKERARLWHFRKGLYAAIAGVRKPGTTALLEDIAVPVERLSATCAALQLLFRRHGYDDAVIFGHAKDGNIHFLLTEDFTADGAIERQARFTDELVELVLGAGGTLKAEHGTGRIMAPFVERQFGGELYAVMREVKRLCDPRGVLNPGVLLTDSPTSHLEHLKVTPEVEAEVDRCVECGYCEPVCPSKDVTLTPRQRIAVRRARAAARATGDSGLDARLAAAEEYSSVQTCAADGMCQTACPVLINTGDLVRRLREQDANAPTRTIAAGLANAWGGVSRGASVALSAAKLVPPVACLASAAGRAVLGSDVVPQWSGDLPRGGAKRAHGSPDTGDAVFFSACVGSMFGPADGGIGAAEAFRLLCERAGVRLVTPERIDSLCCGTPWKSKGLADGYRTAIEKTVRALLAASGGGTLPIVCDNSSCTEGLVHALENVTELDGHPVSLRIIDAVDFAAERLLPGLDVTEQLASLALHPTCSSTRLGSNDHLREIAGAVAVEAVVPDAWGCCAFAGDRGMLHPELTASATSAEAAEIGGRDFDAHASCNRTCEIGMTRATGESYVHILELLERATR from the coding sequence ATGACGCCATCAGCAACCGCCACCCGCTCCGCCGTCTCCCCCGGCAACGAGTCACTCGCCGCCGGGCTCTGGGGCGCCATCGGTGGCCGGCAGGGCGAGGGCGACCGCACCGTCACGGTCGCGGAGTTCGATCGGATCGTCGCCGGCGTCGACGCATCGCACGTGCTGCTCACCCCCGACGCGGTCGTCACGCCGCAGAGCGTCGAGCATGTGGCAGCCGTGCTCGGCTTCGCGGCGGATGCCGGCCGGCACGTGACCGTGCGCTCCGGCGGCACGAGCCTCTCCGGCCAGGCCTCCGGCGACGGCATCCTGCTCGACACCCGCTCCGCGTTCCGCCGGATCACCGTCGAGGACGGGGGCACGCGGGTGCGGGTGCAGCCGGGCGCGACCGTGCGCCAGGTGAACGCCAGACTGATCCGGCACGGCCGCAAGCTCGGCCCCGACCCGGCCAGCGAGATCGCCGCCACCATCGGCGGCGTCATCGCCAACAACTCCAGCGGCATGGCGTGCGGCACCCACCACAACAGCTACCGCACGCTCGCCGCGCTCACCGTCGTGCTGCCGAGCGGCACCATCGTCGACACCGCGCTGCCAGATGCCGATGCCAGGCTCGCCGCGGCGGAGCCAGCCCTGCACGCGGGCCTGGCCCGCTTGCGCGATGAGATTCGCGGCCGCGCGGATCTCGTCGCCGAGATCGAGCGGCAGTACCGCGGAAAGAACACGATGGGCTACGGCCTGAACTCCTTCCTCGACTTCAGCGAGCCGGTGCAGATCCTCGCCCACCTGCTCGTCGGCAGCGAGGGCACGCTGGGCTTCGTCGCCGAGGCCGTCTTCGACACGGTGCCGATCGCCCCCGCGATCGGCACCGCCCTGCTCGTGTTCGACAGCCTCGACGCGGCGACCGGCATCCTGCCCGTGCTGGTCGCGACCGGAGCGGCCACGCTCGAACTGATGGATGCCGCATCGCTTCGCGTCATCCAGGCCGATCCGACGGCGGCCGGCATCATCGACGACGTCGAGATCGCCGACCACGCCGCCCTGCTGGTGGAGTACCACGGGGCGGATGACGCCGATCTCGCCGCGCAGATCGAGCGCGCCGGGCTGGCCATCGCCGCCGCCGGCGCCCCCGCGCTCGCCATCACCCGCGACGCGAAGGAGCGCGCCCGCCTCTGGCACTTCCGCAAGGGGCTGTACGCGGCCATCGCCGGTGTCAGGAAGCCGGGAACGACCGCACTGCTCGAGGACATCGCCGTTCCCGTCGAGCGGCTCTCCGCCACCTGCGCGGCGCTCCAGCTCCTGTTCCGCCGCCACGGCTACGACGACGCCGTCATTTTCGGGCACGCCAAGGACGGCAACATCCACTTCCTGCTCACCGAGGACTTCACTGCCGACGGCGCCATCGAGCGCCAGGCGCGGTTCACGGACGAGCTCGTCGAGCTCGTGCTCGGCGCCGGTGGCACGCTGAAGGCCGAACACGGCACAGGCCGCATCATGGCGCCGTTCGTTGAACGCCAGTTCGGCGGCGAGCTCTACGCCGTCATGCGCGAGGTGAAGCGCCTCTGCGACCCGCGCGGCGTGCTGAATCCCGGCGTGCTGCTCACCGACTCCCCCACCTCGCACCTCGAGCACCTGAAGGTGACGCCCGAGGTGGAGGCCGAGGTCGACCGCTGTGTCGAGTGCGGGTACTGCGAGCCGGTCTGCCCGAGCAAGGACGTGACGCTCACCCCGCGGCAGCGCATCGCGGTGCGCCGGGCGCGGGCCGCGGCCCGCGCCACCGGCGATTCCGGCCTGGATGCCAGGCTCGCCGCCGCCGAGGAGTACTCCTCGGTTCAGACCTGCGCAGCGGACGGCATGTGCCAGACCGCCTGCCCGGTGCTGATCAACACGGGCGACCTCGTGCGTCGGCTCCGCGAGCAGGATGCGAACGCGCCGACCCGCACCATCGCCGCGGGGCTGGCGAACGCCTGGGGCGGGGTCAGCCGCGGAGCATCCGTCGCACTCAGCGCGGCCAAGCTGGTTCCGCCTGTCGCGTGCCTCGCCAGCGCCGCCGGCCGCGCCGTGCTCGGCAGTGACGTCGTGCCGCAGTGGAGCGGCGACCTGCCGCGCGGTGGGGCCAAGCGCGCACACGGCTCACCGGACACCGGCGACGCGGTCTTCTTCTCCGCCTGCGTCGGCTCCATGTTCGGCCCGGCTGACGGCGGGATCGGCGCCGCGGAGGCGTTCCGCCTGCTCTGCGAGCGCGCCGGGGTGCGGCTGGTGACCCCCGAGCGCATTGACTCGCTCTGCTGCGGCACCCCGTGGAAGTCCAAGGGCCTCGCCGACGGCTACCGCACGGCGATCGAGAAGACCGTGCGGGCCCTCCTCGCGGCATCCGGAGGCGGCACCCTGCCGATCGTCTGCGACAACTCCTCGTGCACGGAGGGACTGGTGCACGCGCTGGAGAACGTGACCGAACTCGACGGTCACCCGGTGTCGCTCAGAATCATCGACGCCGTCGACTTCGCCGCCGAGCGGCTGCTGCCTGGGCTCGACGTCACGGAGCAGCTCGCCTCGCTGGCGCTGCACCCGACGTGTTCGAGCACCCGGCTCGGCTCCAACGATCACCTGCGGGAGATCGCCGGGGCCGTCGCCGTGGAGGCGGTCGTGCCGGATGCATGGGGCTGCTGCGCCTTCGCCGGCGATCGCGGCATGCTGCACCCCGAGCTCACCGCCTCGGCCACCTCCGCAGAGGCGGCCGAGATCGGCGGACGCGACTTCGACGCACACGCCTCATGCAACCGCACCTGCGAGATCGGCATGACGCGAGCCACCGGCGAGTCCTACGTGCACATCCTGGAGCTGCTGGAGCGCGCGACCCGCTGA
- a CDS encoding FAD-binding monooxygenase, with protein sequence MQFHHHGYVSTDPRVEPAAGVGIDRPDELPEFVDVLIVGTGPAGIVAAAQLAQFPGVTTRIVERRGERLAIGQADGIQARSVETFQAFGFAERIIAEAYRITEMAFWKPDPEEPGTIVRAARTLDDPTGISEFPHLIVNQARVLDYFAEFAANSPARIRPDYGFEFRGLEVTGDGEYPVTVTLEHSAGELAGQQKVVHAKYVLGADGARSAVRESIGAQHIGGQAFHAWGVMDTLAVTDFPDIRTKCSIQSEAGNILLIPREGGHLFRMYVDLGEVSAEDHGAVRATTLEQIIAKANEILHPYVLDVKDVPWHSVYEVGHRVTDRFDDVPVEEIGTRTPRVFIAGDACHTHSAKAGQGMNVSMQDGWNISWKLGHVLSGRSPESLLATYSAERHVVAKELIDFDRQWSTLMAKKPEEYDSPSELEDFYVRTAEFPAGFMTQYAPSMVIAEEPEQALATGFPIGKRFTSAPVTRVADTNPVQLGHHHRADGRWRIYAFADEARAGESSALADWAEWLRSAPESPVLVHTPEGADLDSLFDVKVVYQQPHTEVDLGRVPTLFLPRTGPFGLIDYEKVYASDPKHDIFELRGLDRGGVVVVVRPDHYVAHVLPLGATAELAAFFRQNLLPAG encoded by the coding sequence GTGCAGTTCCACCACCACGGATACGTGTCAACCGACCCGCGCGTCGAGCCGGCCGCAGGGGTCGGCATCGACCGACCGGACGAGCTGCCGGAGTTCGTCGATGTGCTCATCGTTGGGACGGGCCCGGCCGGCATCGTCGCCGCCGCCCAGCTGGCGCAGTTCCCCGGCGTGACCACCCGGATCGTCGAGCGCCGCGGTGAGCGCCTCGCGATCGGCCAGGCCGACGGCATCCAGGCCCGCAGCGTCGAGACGTTCCAGGCATTCGGCTTCGCCGAGCGCATCATCGCCGAGGCCTACCGCATCACCGAGATGGCCTTCTGGAAGCCCGACCCCGAGGAGCCGGGCACCATCGTGCGCGCGGCCCGCACGCTCGACGACCCGACGGGGATCAGCGAGTTCCCGCACCTGATCGTCAACCAGGCCCGCGTGCTCGACTACTTCGCCGAGTTCGCGGCGAATTCGCCAGCGCGCATTCGGCCGGACTACGGCTTCGAGTTCCGCGGGCTGGAGGTGACCGGCGACGGTGAGTACCCGGTGACGGTGACCCTCGAGCACAGTGCGGGTGAGCTCGCCGGCCAGCAGAAGGTCGTCCACGCCAAGTACGTGCTCGGCGCGGACGGTGCCCGCAGCGCGGTCCGTGAGTCGATCGGGGCACAGCACATCGGCGGCCAGGCGTTCCACGCATGGGGCGTCATGGACACGCTGGCGGTCACCGACTTCCCCGACATCCGCACGAAGTGCTCGATCCAGTCCGAGGCGGGCAACATCCTCCTGATCCCGCGCGAGGGCGGCCACCTGTTCCGCATGTACGTCGACCTCGGTGAGGTGTCGGCCGAGGACCACGGAGCCGTCAGGGCGACCACCCTCGAGCAGATCATCGCGAAGGCGAACGAGATCCTGCACCCGTACGTGCTCGACGTGAAGGACGTGCCGTGGCACAGCGTCTACGAGGTCGGCCACCGGGTGACCGACCGTTTCGACGACGTGCCGGTCGAGGAGATCGGCACGCGCACTCCGCGCGTGTTCATCGCCGGTGACGCCTGCCACACGCACAGTGCTAAGGCCGGCCAGGGCATGAATGTGTCGATGCAGGATGGCTGGAACATCAGCTGGAAGCTCGGCCACGTGCTCTCGGGGCGCAGCCCGGAGAGCCTGCTCGCCACCTACTCGGCCGAGCGCCACGTCGTGGCCAAGGAGCTGATCGACTTCGACCGTCAGTGGTCGACGCTCATGGCCAAGAAGCCGGAGGAGTACGACAGCCCATCGGAGCTCGAGGACTTCTACGTGCGCACAGCGGAGTTCCCGGCCGGCTTCATGACGCAGTACGCCCCGTCGATGGTCATCGCCGAGGAACCGGAGCAGGCCCTCGCGACGGGATTCCCGATCGGCAAGCGCTTCACCTCGGCGCCCGTGACACGGGTCGCGGACACGAACCCGGTGCAGCTGGGGCACCACCACCGTGCAGACGGCCGCTGGCGCATCTATGCCTTCGCTGACGAGGCGCGCGCGGGCGAGAGCTCGGCGCTCGCCGACTGGGCGGAGTGGCTGCGGAGCGCGCCGGAGTCCCCGGTGCTGGTCCACACGCCGGAGGGCGCAGACCTCGACAGCCTCTTCGACGTCAAGGTCGTCTACCAGCAGCCGCACACGGAGGTCGACCTCGGCCGCGTGCCGACGTTGTTCCTGCCGCGAACCGGTCCGTTCGGCCTGATCGACTACGAGAAGGTCTACGCGAGCGACCCCAAGCACGACATCTTCGAGCTGCGCGGCCTCGACCGCGGCGGTGTGGTCGTCGTCGTGCGCCCGGACCACTACGTCGCGCATGTGCTGCCGCTCGGCGCGACGGCTGAGCTGGCCGCGTTCTTCCGGCAGAACCTGCTGCCGGCCGGCTGA
- a CDS encoding pseudouridine synthase yields the protein MPPRSPLPQRNGLDAAWLRTPDRDPAMPEPWPHMGAWLHERLSEHIDVPDFLEQGRIVYETGEPARWGDDYRSHTFVWFHRDLSEEKVVPGRIHVVHRDERIVVIDKPPFLSSIPRGKHVQQSVVVRLRAELGLPELSPLHRLDRVTSGLLVLATEKRWRAAYQTMFQRGEIGKVYRALAPDRPELAEAVTVRNHLAKARGQLQAELVPGAPVNAESVIQRESVLGDSAVYRLAPTTGRTHQLRMHMLGLGAPIDGDPLYPVVRGVAVDDFSTPLQLLASDVTFTDPIDGTARHFASVRSLPLRSEA from the coding sequence GTGCCCCCACGTTCTCCGCTGCCGCAACGAAACGGGCTGGATGCCGCCTGGCTGCGCACCCCGGACCGGGACCCGGCCATGCCTGAGCCGTGGCCGCACATGGGGGCCTGGCTGCACGAGCGGCTGTCCGAACACATCGATGTTCCCGACTTCCTGGAGCAGGGGCGCATCGTGTACGAGACGGGGGAGCCCGCCCGCTGGGGCGACGACTACCGCTCGCACACCTTCGTGTGGTTCCACCGGGACCTCTCGGAGGAGAAAGTCGTTCCCGGGCGGATCCACGTCGTCCACAGGGACGAGCGGATCGTCGTGATCGACAAGCCGCCGTTCCTCTCCTCGATCCCGCGCGGCAAGCACGTGCAGCAGAGCGTCGTCGTGCGGCTCCGTGCCGAGCTCGGGCTGCCGGAGCTGTCGCCGCTGCACCGGCTGGATCGGGTGACATCGGGGCTGCTCGTGCTGGCGACCGAGAAACGCTGGCGCGCCGCGTACCAGACGATGTTCCAGCGTGGGGAGATCGGCAAGGTCTACCGAGCGCTCGCGCCCGACCGGCCGGAACTCGCCGAGGCCGTGACCGTGCGCAACCACCTCGCCAAGGCGCGCGGGCAGCTGCAGGCCGAGCTCGTTCCAGGAGCCCCGGTCAACGCCGAATCGGTGATCCAGCGGGAATCGGTGCTCGGTGACTCTGCCGTGTACCGGCTGGCCCCGACGACAGGGCGCACACACCAGTTGCGGATGCACATGCTGGGGCTCGGGGCGCCGATCGACGGTGACCCGCTCTACCCGGTCGTTCGCGGCGTTGCCGTCGACGACTTCTCCACTCCGCTGCAGTTGCTGGCCAGTGACGTGACGTTCACCGACCCGATCGACGGCACCGCGCGCCACTTCGCCAGCGTGCGCAGCCTGCCGCTGCGGTCCGAGGCCTGA